In a single window of the Thunnus albacares chromosome 1, fThuAlb1.1, whole genome shotgun sequence genome:
- the nadsyn1 gene encoding glutamine-dependent NAD(+) synthetase isoform X1, whose translation MGRKVTLATCSLNQWALDFDGNLERILKSIEIAKAHGAKYRLGPELEISGYGCADHFYESDTLLHSFEVLRKLLESPITQDIICDVGMPIMHHNVRYNCRVLFLNRKILLIRPKMLMANHGIYREMRWFSPWNQLRKVEEYFLPRMIQEVTGQDTVPFGDCVLSTKDTCIGTEICAELWNPRSPHIQMGLDGVEIFTNSSASHHELRKADQRVNLVKSATTKSGGIYLYANQRGCDGDRLYYDGCAMVAINGDIVAQGAQFSLNDVEVIAATLDLEDVRSYRGEVCQPHMESEPKPCHRVKVDFSLSSGDDIYLPTHQPITWHFHTAEEEISLGPACWLWDYLRRSGQAGFLLPLSGGVDSSSTACIVHSMCVLLCQAVEDGNSQVLKEVRCLVGDESYRPQHPKELCGRIFTTCYMASENSSADTCNRAKDLANQIGSTHMNINIDMAVKAVLGIFSVVTGRLPQFRINGGSHRENLALQNVQARVRMVLAYLFAQLSLWARGKPGGLLVLGSANVDESLTGYFTKYDCSSADINPIGGISKTDLKSFLLYCVEQFQLTALRGILAAPPTAELEPLTDGQVSQTDEADMGMTYSELSVIGRLRKISKCGPFSMFCKLIHMWKDALSPTEVAQKVKRFFRMYSVNRHKMTTVTPSYHAESYSPDDNRFDLRPFLYNARWTWQFRCIDNQVSQMATNTHPKQ comes from the exons ATGGGAAGGAAAGTGACCCTTGCAACTTGCTCGTTGAATCAGTGGGCTTTGGACTTTGACGGCAACTTGGAGAGAATACTGAAGA GTATTGAGATTGCAAAGGCTCATGGAGCCAAATATAGACTGGGCCCTGAGCTGGAGATTAG TGGGTATGGCTGTGCAGACCACTTCTATGAATCAGATACGCTACTCCACAGCTTTGAGGTCCTGAGGAAGCTTCTGGAATCTCCCATCACCCAGGATATCATCTGTGACGTGGGAAT GCCCATAATGCATCACAATGTCCGCTACAACTGTCGAGTGCTGTTCCTTAACAG AAAGATTCTGCTGATCAGACCAAAGATGCTGATGGCCAACCATGGGATTTACAGAGAGATGCGCTGGTTCTCACCTTGGAACCAGTTAAG GAAAGTAGAGGAGTATTTCCTGCCCCGAATGATCCAGGAGGTAACAGGGCAG GATACAGTCCCATTTGGTGACTGTGTGCTCTCCACAAAGGACACCTGCATTGGCACTGAGATCTGCGCAGAGCTGTGGAACCCCAGAAG cCCTCATATTCAGATGGGTCTGGATGGGGTTGAAATCTTTACCAACTCCTCTGCCAGCCATCACGAGCTCCGCAAAGCTGACCAAAGAGTAAACCTGGTCAAGTCAGCCACTACCAAG AGTGGAGGTATCTATCTGTATGCCAATCAGAGGGGCTGTGATGGAGACCGGCTCTATTATGATGGGTGTGCAATGGTGGCCATCAACGGGGACATAGTGGCACAGGGAGCACAGTTCTCCCTAAATGATGTG GAGGTGATCGCAGCTACTCTTGACCTCGAGGACGTGCGTAGCTACAGAGGAGAAGTGTGCCAGCCACACATG GAAAGTGAACCCAAACCTTGCCACAGAGTGAAAGTTGACTTCTCTTTATCCAGCGGTGACGACATCTACCTCCCCACCCATCAACCAATAACATGGCACTTTCacacagcagaggaagagatCAG TCTAGGACCTGCCTGCTGGCTATGGGACTACCTGAGGAGAAGTGGACAG GCTGGTTTTCTGTTGCCTCTGAGTGGAGGCGTCGACAGCTCCTCCACTGCCTGTATTGTCCACTCCATGTGTGTGCTACTCTGCCAGGCTGTAGAGGACGGCA ACAGTCAGGTACTGAAGGAGGTTCGCTGTCTGGTTGGAGATGAATCCTATCGTCCTCAGCACCCGAAGGAGCTGTGCGGTCGCATCTTCACCACCTGCTACATGGCCAGTGAAAACTCCTCAGCGGACACCTGCAACCGGGCCAAAGACCTGGCCAATCAGATCGGCAG cacacacatgaacattaACATAGACATGGCAGTCAAAGCCGTTCTTGGTATCTTCTCAGTGGTTACTGGGAGGTTGCCTCAGTTTCGCATCAACGGAGGAAGTCACAGAGAAAACCTGGCTCTGCAGAATGTACAG gCTCGGGTCAGGATGGTTCTGGCCTACCTGTTTGCCCAGCTGAGTCTGTGGGCCAGAGGAAAGCCAGGCGGCTTGCTGGTGCTGGGCTCAGCCAACGTAGATGAGAG TCTGACAGGTTATTTCACCAAGTATGACTGCTCCAGTGCTGACATCAACCCAATAGGAGGCATCAGCAAGACAGACCTGAAGAGCTTCCTGCTGTACTGTGTGGAGCAGTTCCAGCTCACCGCTCTGAGAGG CATCCTGGCCGCTCCGCCCACAGCTGAACTGGAGCCGCTTACAGATGGACAGGTGTCGCAGACAGATGAG GCGGACATGGGGATGACCTACTCCGAGTTATCAGTGATTGGACGACTGAGGAAGATCTCCAAATGCGGCCCCTTCAGTATGTTCTGTAAACTCATCCACATGTGGAAGGATGCGCTCTCGCCCACAGAG GTGGCGCAGAAGGTGAAGCGCTTCTTCAGGATGTACTCAGTGAATCGCCATAAGATGACCACAGTGACGCCGTCCTACCACGCCGAGAGCTACAGCCCTGACGACAACCGCTTTGACCTCCGACCTTTCCTCTACAACGCACGCTGGACTTGGCAGTTTAGGTGCATCGACAACCAG GTGTCCCAGATGGCAACAAACACCCACCCCAAGCAGTAA
- the nadsyn1 gene encoding glutamine-dependent NAD(+) synthetase isoform X2, protein MPIMHHNVRYNCRVLFLNRKILLIRPKMLMANHGIYREMRWFSPWNQLRKVEEYFLPRMIQEVTGQDTVPFGDCVLSTKDTCIGTEICAELWNPRSPHIQMGLDGVEIFTNSSASHHELRKADQRVNLVKSATTKSGGIYLYANQRGCDGDRLYYDGCAMVAINGDIVAQGAQFSLNDVEVIAATLDLEDVRSYRGEVCQPHMESEPKPCHRVKVDFSLSSGDDIYLPTHQPITWHFHTAEEEISLGPACWLWDYLRRSGQAGFLLPLSGGVDSSSTACIVHSMCVLLCQAVEDGNSQVLKEVRCLVGDESYRPQHPKELCGRIFTTCYMASENSSADTCNRAKDLANQIGSTHMNINIDMAVKAVLGIFSVVTGRLPQFRINGGSHRENLALQNVQARVRMVLAYLFAQLSLWARGKPGGLLVLGSANVDESLTGYFTKYDCSSADINPIGGISKTDLKSFLLYCVEQFQLTALRGILAAPPTAELEPLTDGQVSQTDEADMGMTYSELSVIGRLRKISKCGPFSMFCKLIHMWKDALSPTEVAQKVKRFFRMYSVNRHKMTTVTPSYHAESYSPDDNRFDLRPFLYNARWTWQFRCIDNQVSQMATNTHPKQ, encoded by the exons AT GCCCATAATGCATCACAATGTCCGCTACAACTGTCGAGTGCTGTTCCTTAACAG AAAGATTCTGCTGATCAGACCAAAGATGCTGATGGCCAACCATGGGATTTACAGAGAGATGCGCTGGTTCTCACCTTGGAACCAGTTAAG GAAAGTAGAGGAGTATTTCCTGCCCCGAATGATCCAGGAGGTAACAGGGCAG GATACAGTCCCATTTGGTGACTGTGTGCTCTCCACAAAGGACACCTGCATTGGCACTGAGATCTGCGCAGAGCTGTGGAACCCCAGAAG cCCTCATATTCAGATGGGTCTGGATGGGGTTGAAATCTTTACCAACTCCTCTGCCAGCCATCACGAGCTCCGCAAAGCTGACCAAAGAGTAAACCTGGTCAAGTCAGCCACTACCAAG AGTGGAGGTATCTATCTGTATGCCAATCAGAGGGGCTGTGATGGAGACCGGCTCTATTATGATGGGTGTGCAATGGTGGCCATCAACGGGGACATAGTGGCACAGGGAGCACAGTTCTCCCTAAATGATGTG GAGGTGATCGCAGCTACTCTTGACCTCGAGGACGTGCGTAGCTACAGAGGAGAAGTGTGCCAGCCACACATG GAAAGTGAACCCAAACCTTGCCACAGAGTGAAAGTTGACTTCTCTTTATCCAGCGGTGACGACATCTACCTCCCCACCCATCAACCAATAACATGGCACTTTCacacagcagaggaagagatCAG TCTAGGACCTGCCTGCTGGCTATGGGACTACCTGAGGAGAAGTGGACAG GCTGGTTTTCTGTTGCCTCTGAGTGGAGGCGTCGACAGCTCCTCCACTGCCTGTATTGTCCACTCCATGTGTGTGCTACTCTGCCAGGCTGTAGAGGACGGCA ACAGTCAGGTACTGAAGGAGGTTCGCTGTCTGGTTGGAGATGAATCCTATCGTCCTCAGCACCCGAAGGAGCTGTGCGGTCGCATCTTCACCACCTGCTACATGGCCAGTGAAAACTCCTCAGCGGACACCTGCAACCGGGCCAAAGACCTGGCCAATCAGATCGGCAG cacacacatgaacattaACATAGACATGGCAGTCAAAGCCGTTCTTGGTATCTTCTCAGTGGTTACTGGGAGGTTGCCTCAGTTTCGCATCAACGGAGGAAGTCACAGAGAAAACCTGGCTCTGCAGAATGTACAG gCTCGGGTCAGGATGGTTCTGGCCTACCTGTTTGCCCAGCTGAGTCTGTGGGCCAGAGGAAAGCCAGGCGGCTTGCTGGTGCTGGGCTCAGCCAACGTAGATGAGAG TCTGACAGGTTATTTCACCAAGTATGACTGCTCCAGTGCTGACATCAACCCAATAGGAGGCATCAGCAAGACAGACCTGAAGAGCTTCCTGCTGTACTGTGTGGAGCAGTTCCAGCTCACCGCTCTGAGAGG CATCCTGGCCGCTCCGCCCACAGCTGAACTGGAGCCGCTTACAGATGGACAGGTGTCGCAGACAGATGAG GCGGACATGGGGATGACCTACTCCGAGTTATCAGTGATTGGACGACTGAGGAAGATCTCCAAATGCGGCCCCTTCAGTATGTTCTGTAAACTCATCCACATGTGGAAGGATGCGCTCTCGCCCACAGAG GTGGCGCAGAAGGTGAAGCGCTTCTTCAGGATGTACTCAGTGAATCGCCATAAGATGACCACAGTGACGCCGTCCTACCACGCCGAGAGCTACAGCCCTGACGACAACCGCTTTGACCTCCGACCTTTCCTCTACAACGCACGCTGGACTTGGCAGTTTAGGTGCATCGACAACCAG GTGTCCCAGATGGCAACAAACACCCACCCCAAGCAGTAA